The uncultured Desulfatiglans sp. DNA window GACCATTTCCAGCAAAACCCGGTTTCCAATCCGGAAATGAGGATTTTTGGCCAATCTCAAGGAAATCAAGCGTTTGCGCGGAGGCGACCTGCAGGTCGCCGCACAAGCAAACGTGCAGATTGACGCCGAGATTGGCCAAAAAGACCATTTCCGGATGGAAACCAATAAACCTAATCGTCAAGAGGTGCGTCGAGGTCATGATTACTCAGATCTACGAGATTCAAACCCCTGCAGAGGTAGAAGGTTGCCTCGCAGCAGGCGTCGATCACATCGGCACGGTCATCCTCTCGCAGGAGGATTTCCAGGACCCCGTCCTGAGGGAAGTCACCCGCATCACCCGGGCGGCGGGCGCCAAAAGCAGCATCATTCCGCTGTTCGATCACGAAGAGTCCCTCCTGCGAACCATCGACTACTACCAGCCGGATTATCTCCATTTCTGCGAGGCCTTGGTAAGGCCCAGCTTGGAGATCGTTCCACTCGAACCCGTCATGGAGTTGCAGACACGCATCAAGGAATATGCGCCCCAGGTCGCGATCATCCGCTCCATCCCCGTTCCCCTGCCAGGGCGGTCCGGGGATTTTCCCACGCTCGAAATCGCGAGGGAACTGGAACCCTCCTCGGATCTCTTCCTGATCGACACCTGGCTCGGCCGTCAACCGGTCGAAGGGTTCATCGGCATCACGGGGCGGGTGCCGGACTTGGAACTGTCGCGCTACCTCGTCTGGCAAAGCGCCATACCGGTCATCCTCGCTGGAGGACTCTCGCCCGAAAACGTGTATGACGCCGTCATGGGCGTAAGTCCGGCAGGCGCCGACAGCTGCACATGGACCAACGCGGCCGGCAAGGACGATAGACCTGTCCGGTTTCAAAAAGATATGGAAAAAGTCCAGCGGTTCGTCCAGGAAGTACGGAGGGCCGCCGACGCTTTGGCGCAGAGGAGATCTGCGATCGAGAATGAACTGGAACGCCTGAAGGAGGAGTTGGAGGAAAGGGAAAGGGCCCTGCCCGCCCATTCCGTAAGGCCCCATCAACTGCTCGCGATCGAGGCCGTCGAGGAAGAGATCGCGGCCAGAGAGCGCGAATTGCATGGACTGAGATTCATCGACCTCTGAAAGGCCGAGGGCGATCCACGGATCTAAACAGATCATATGAAACGGACTGGTCCTCCGTTTTGGATATCTTGGCTGGGGTGTATTTTACACCCCGGACCAGCCCGTTTTATATGATCTAATGATAGTCGTGCGTCCCGAGCTTGACGGGGATGCCGGTCTTGCCCTCGATCGCCTCCGCCATCTCTTCGGCACTGGCATAGGGACAACCTGGCTTGGCATTGACCAGGCATGAACTCAAGTAGATTTCATCCGGCTTGATCTCCGAGAGCTTCATGGCCATTCCGATATTCGGGACGATTGTGCGGCCGGGGCACTCGCATTTGACGAATCCGACCACCTGCGATGGCTCATCGAATTTGCCTTCGCCCATCACGGCAGCTTTCAGGCAACGCCACTCCCCTGGACAGCCATAGCCACTGTCCATATAGGCTCCACACCCGACCACCATCACTTTCTTCATCTTGAACCTCCTATCTGGTTATACTGTTTATGGAATCATTCGGACGGAAGGCTCCGCCCCGTATTCCCGTTTGGAGAGCGGGTCGACCCCGGAAAACCGTTCCGATTTTCCGCCGCCCGAGGAGATAAATTACGCCCCCCTTATACGCCTTTACGGCCGCCATTGGAAGACCTGGAAAGCCGTTCACAAAGGCTCCAGCTAAAAAACCTCCGCAGCGGCGGAACTGCACCCTCATGCTCAGCATTCAGCCTGCGCCCTTGCACAAAGTGGATATCTTTTATACTATTCGATTCGAGGCGTTGGCTAAAAAATATCCACACCTTGTTTCGGCGTTGCTGGGAGGTCTTTTCATCGGCTCTCCGTCCGGGATTCTGAGGAGCGTCCATCCGGAATTGAGGAACGAGGGAAGAATCCTCTTCAGGCACGGCCGCTTCCAGGCGAAACACGTGTATCGCTGCCCGGGGAGGGTTTCGCTTTTTTGTGATGTTTCAAACCATTGGCCTTGAATTTGCTTGTGTTTGCAGACAGCCCGGGGCAGCGGCCCCCATACCGAAGACGCCGTGCGTGCTCAGTCCCACCGCTTCGAGGCGGGTCCCGGTTCCTCCGCGCCTTTCGGTGCTCACTCCCACCCCTGCAGGGTGGATTTCAATTTGGCCAAGCTTTAGGAAATCAAGCGTTTGCGCGGAGGCGACCTGGCGGCCGCCGAACAGGCAAACGTGAAGATTGACGCCGATATTGACCAAAAATGACCCTTTCCGAATGGAAACCCATCCCATGAATACGGATTGAGGCTTCTGCATGGCACTTCAACGGCCCAAAGGCGGGTTCTGGGCAGGCACGCCCCCCTGGATCATTCTCGGGGTCCTGGTGATTCTGGCCCCGCTCTTCGTCTTCTTGACCCTTCAGACCATCCAGCGGCGGAACGAACTGACGACCGAGCTTCTCCTGGAAAAGGGGGAAGCCCTGATCCGTTCCTTCGAGGCAGGGGCACGCACCGGTATGATGGGGATGCAATGGGGTGGAATGCAGGTCCAGCGACTGCTCGTGGAAACCGCCCGGCAGTCCGATATCCACTACCTGATGGTCACGGACGAAACGGGGCGCATCCTGGCCCACAGCGATATCGCGCGGATCGGGGAAACGTACGGAGCCGGGTTGGGCCTTGCCGGGATCGCCGCCTCTGAGAAACTCAACTGGCGCCGCTTGAGCCCTCCCGGAGAGGATTCCCCCGTCTTCGAGGTATTCCGCCCCTTTTCTCCCACACGGTCGGCCAGAGGGCACTTCATGCGGCGCGGCCCCGGGGGGAACGGTCTGCGGCATCCGGATGCCCCCTCCACCGACTGGTGCCGGCTGCACCTGGAAGGCGGCGACCCCGCTCCCGGAAGCCGCCAGATCGTCTTTGTCGGACTCGACATGGGCCCCATCGAAGCCGCCAGACAGGACGACCTGCGGCACACGGTCCTCACGGCCGGCATCCTTCTCCTCATCGGGTTGACGGCGATGTCCCTGCTCTTTCTCGCGCAGGCCTACCGATCCACCCGAACCGCGTTGTCGAGCGTTCAGGCCTTCACCGGGCACCTCATCGAGCGGATGCCCGTCGGTCTCATAGCGGTCGACCCCGACGGCCAATTCACCTCCTTCAATCAAACTGCCGGGCGTATGATCGGAGTTCAGATCCGTGACATGCTCGGCAAACCTGCCCGGGAGCATCTCCCGAAGGTGCTGCTCGACGTCGTCGACGCCGTCGCCGAAACGCATCAGCCGATGGAACTGGAGGTGGCGCTCCCCGCAGGACAAAACGGGCCCCTGCCCTGCGACGTGATGGGAACCCTGCTTCGAAGAGACGATGGCACCCCCTTCGGGGTCCTGATCATTCTCAGGGACCTCTCGGAAATCCAGCACCTCAAACGGGAGGTCGCCAGGAGCCAGCGCCTCGCATCCGTCGGCAAACTGGCGGCCGGGGTCGCCCATGAGATCCGGAATCCGCTCAGCTCCATCAAAGGGTTCGCCACCTGGTTCAAACAAAGGCACCACGACGATCCGGCGGACCGCAAGACCGCGGACATCATGATCCAGGAGGTCGACCGTCTGAACCGCGTGATTTCCCAACTGCTGGAATTCGCCCGCCCGCCGGCCCTGCATCGGGAGCCGACCGAGATCGGGGCCTTGGTGCTCCGCTCGCTCGAAACGGTGCGCGATCAGGCGGAAAGGCGACGAATCCGCATCGAAACGGACCTGGAACCGACGGACCGCCCCGTCAACATCGACCGTGACCGCATCAGGCAAGTGCTCCTGAATCTGTATCTGAACGCCATGGAGGCGATGGAGGAACAGGGGATGATGCGCGTCTCCGTCAAGCGCGAAGAGGCATCCGGGACCCTTGCCATCAGGATTGCCGACACCGGCAAGGGGATCGCGGAGCAGGATCTGCAGAACATTTTCGATCCTTATTTCACGACCAAACCGTCCGGCACCGGCCTGGGATTGGCCATTGTGCACACCATTGTCGAGGCCCATGGGGGTGAAACGCTGGTGCAAAGCAGCTTGGGGGCCGGGACCACCGTGACGGTACGTCTGCCTGCAGATGCGCACGAGAAAGGCTCGCCGGGCTGAGTGCACGCAGCCGCCGGTCGATGCTCGACGGCCGAGCCGGCCGCCTGAACTCCGGCCGGAATACGCCGCCCGTGACAGCGGGGGCAGGACAAAGCCATCATCGAAAGGAGTCATGGGGTGCAGCAGAAAGGGACCATCCTGATCGTCGACGATGATACGGCCCATCGGACGATGCTCTCGACATTGAGCGAAGGATGGGGATATACCGTCGTCGAAGCCGCCGACGGCGAGGAGGCCATCGCCAAGGCCCGTGAGCAGGCCTTCGATCTGATCCTGATGGATATCCGCATGCTCAAGGTCTCGGGCCTCGAGGCCCTGGGCGCCATCAAGGCGTTCAATCCCGCCATCCCCATCATCGTCATGACGGCCTACGCATCGGTCGAAACGGCCGTGAGCGCCCTGAAGCAGGGCGCGTACGATTATCTCACGAAGCCGCTCGATTTCGACGAACTGCAGCTGACCATGGAAAGGGCGATGGAGCATCTGCGCCTGAAGGAAGAAAACAAGCGGCTGAAGGAGACATTGGGTGAAACCTTCGATGCGCGGCGGATCATCGGCTCGAGCCCCGCGATGGTCAAATTGCTCCAGACGGTTGCGAGGGTCGCGCCTTCCGAGGCGACGGTCCTGATCAGCGGGGAATCCGGCACGGGAAAAGAACTCATTGCCGCCGCCATCCATTTCAACAGCCCCCGGAAGGACGGACCCTTCGTCAAGATGAACTGCGCAGCCCTGACCGAGACCCTCCTCGAATCGGAGTTGTTCGGTCATGAAAAGGGCGCCTTCACCGGCGCTCACCGCCTCAAGGAAGGGAAGTTCCGGCAGGCGCACGGCGGAAGCCTCTTTCTCGACGAGGTCGGCGAAATGCCCCTCTCCATGCAGGCGAAGCTCCTCCGGGTGCTGCAGGAAAGGGAGCTTGTCCGTGTAGGCGGCGAACAGGTGCTGAAGGTCGACGTCCGCGTCATCGCCGCCACCAATCGGGACCTGCCCGAGTCCGTCCGGGACGGCCGCTTCAGGGAAGACCTGTACTACCGGCTGAACGTGGTCGGGCTGGAGGTCCCTCCCCTGAGGGAAAGAAGGGAGGACATTCCCTTGCTGGCGGAGCATTTCCTGAAGCAATTTGCGGAAAAGAACCGCAAGACCCTCAAGGGATTGACCCCTCAGGCGATGGACCGGCTGCTCCGCTACCCTTGGCCGGGCAATGTGCGCGAACTGATGAACGTCATCGAACGCGCGGTGGTTCTGGCACGCAGCGAGGTTCTGGATACCGAAGACCTCCTCCTGGAACGCGGGGCCGATCGTGTGGAAAACTCAGCCGGGCCGGCGGACACCATGGAGGTGGGGCCGGCGGACATTCCGCTTGAAGAAGTCGAACGGGTGACCATCCTGAAGACCCTTGAATCGGCGGGTGGAAACAAGAGCGAAGCGGCCCGGCGCCTTGGAATCACCCGGCGGACACTGCATCAGAAACTGAAGAAATACGGGGTTATGCCGTAAAGCCTGCCTCGCCGTGGAAACCTCCTTGATCCGGCGGAGCGGCGGATCCTTTTCGAACGATCCTTCAGCTGAGAGGAACCCTTGCTGAAACGCCCGAAATTGAACTCTCTCCAGAAGAAAATCGCCGTTTTTCTGCTTCTGCCGCTGACGATCGCATTGCTCGGCCTGGGGTTTTTCGGTTTCTTTTTCGCAAAGGAAGTCATGCTGAACGAGTGGCGGGAGGCGGCCATCCTCAAGCTGCAGCGGGCCGCCCACCACATCGACATGCGCCTCCAGGCCCCCATCGATTGGATGGAGATGTTTCACCGCACGGGAAGGCTCGAGGACAACGACGCTCAGCAATGGATCCTCGATGAGCTGCGGCAGATGCCGGGCGTCCTGAATGTTGCACTGACCTGGCTGGACCCCCGGCACATGTCCGTACCCGGCTTCACGGGCCACGGCGGCATGATGGACCGGCAGCCAGGAAGCGGCATGAGCATGAGGATGATGCGTTTCGAGCAGGCCAGGATAGCGGACGTCAGCCCTCCCACTTACAATGCGCTGACCGGTGAACAATCCGTCACCCTCACCTCGCAGCTGAACGACGAGAGGGGAGAAACGCTGGGGATCTTGACGGTCGCCATCAGCTTCGAATACATCATGCAGGACATCCTCAATCTGAGCTGGTGGCAAAGCGACACAGCCTATCTCGTCGACCGGCACGGGCGCATCCTCTCACAGACCGTCCGGGCGCCCCTGACGCGCAAGCGGCTGGGAGAAACGGGCGACCCGCTCGAACTGGAGCTGCTCCTCGATATACAGAAAAATTCTCACGGCACCATCCTCGGCCCGGGGCACCCGCCGGAGATGGTTTGGGGATATTACCACATCGAGGAGGCCCCCTGGACCATCGTCCTGTTTGCATCGGGGAAAAGAGTGCTTGCCCCGATCCTCACCTTCAGGCTCTACTATGGCATAGCAGCCCTCCTTTCGATCCTCGTCCTCATCGGATTCATCCGCTTCATGGTCGGCCGTTCGGTCAAGAGCATCGCCGAACTCTCCCGGGCAGCCGAAGGGGTGGCCGTCGGCGATTACCGGACTCTGGACGAGGCCGGATCCGACGAGATCGGCCAACTCGTTCGGAGCTTCAACACCATGGTGGAGGGCCTCAAGGAGCGGGACCTCATCGTGGACACCTTCGGGCGTTACATGGATCCGGACATTGCCAGGCAGCTCATGCAGCGTCCGGAATCCCTAAGGATGGGAGGAGAAAAGCGGGAGGTGGCCATCCTCATGTCCGACCTGAGGCATTTTACGCCCATCTGTGAAACGCGCCGCCCCGAGGAGATCATCCGCATCCTCAACCGGTATCTTTCGGCCGTCATCCCGATCATCCAGGAACATCACGGCATCATCGTCGATTTTTTCGGGGATGGCATCCTCGCCTTTTTCGATCCGCTAGACGGGCCCGTCGAGCCCTCCGCGCGGCATGCCGCCGCCTGTGCGGTCGAGATGCAGGAGGCTATGACTGCTTTGAACCGCGATGCTTCCCGCCTCGGACTGCCGGAACTCCACATGGGCATCGGCCTGCACGCCGGAGAGGTCGTCGTCGGAAACATCGGGTCCGAGGCCCGCGCCAAATACGG harbors:
- a CDS encoding exported hypothetical protein (Evidence 5 : Unknown function), whose amino-acid sequence is MVSIRKWSFWPISASICTFACAATCRSPPRKRLISLRLAKNPHFRIGNRVLLEMVFLANLGVNLHVCLCGDLQVASAQTLDSFSMGQTGTRRQAVGLSRRSV
- a CDS encoding N-(5'-phosphoribosyl)anthranilate isomerase, with the protein product MITQIYEIQTPAEVEGCLAAGVDHIGTVILSQEDFQDPVLREVTRITRAAGAKSSIIPLFDHEESLLRTIDYYQPDYLHFCEALVRPSLEIVPLEPVMELQTRIKEYAPQVAIIRSIPVPLPGRSGDFPTLEIARELEPSSDLFLIDTWLGRQPVEGFIGITGRVPDLELSRYLVWQSAIPVILAGGLSPENVYDAVMGVSPAGADSCTWTNAAGKDDRPVRFQKDMEKVQRFVQEVRRAADALAQRRSAIENELERLKEELEERERALPAHSVRPHQLLAIEAVEEEIAARERELHGLRFIDL
- a CDS encoding CGGC domain protein; this translates as MKKVMVVGCGAYMDSGYGCPGEWRCLKAAVMGEGKFDEPSQVVGFVKCECPGRTIVPNIGMAMKLSEIKPDEIYLSSCLVNAKPGCPYASAEEMAEAIEGKTGIPVKLGTHDYH
- a CDS encoding hypothetical protein (Evidence 5 : Unknown function) codes for the protein MNLLSGYTVYGIIRTEGSAPYSRLESGSTPENRSDFPPPEEINYAPLIRLYGRHWKTWKAVHKGSS
- a CDS encoding hypothetical protein (Evidence 5 : Unknown function); the encoded protein is MLSIQPAPLHKVDIFYTIRFEALAKKYPHLVSALLGGLFIGSPSGILRSVHPELRNEGRILFRHGRFQAKHVYRCPGRVSLFCDVSNHWP
- a CDS encoding hypothetical protein (Evidence 5 : Unknown function) codes for the protein MQKPQSVFMGWVSIRKGSFLVNIGVNLHVCLFGGRQVASAQTLDFLKLGQIEIHPAGVGVSTERRGGTGTRLEAVGLSTHGVFGMGAAAPGCLQTQANSRPMV
- a CDS encoding Signal transduction histidine kinase, with product MALQRPKGGFWAGTPPWIILGVLVILAPLFVFLTLQTIQRRNELTTELLLEKGEALIRSFEAGARTGMMGMQWGGMQVQRLLVETARQSDIHYLMVTDETGRILAHSDIARIGETYGAGLGLAGIAASEKLNWRRLSPPGEDSPVFEVFRPFSPTRSARGHFMRRGPGGNGLRHPDAPSTDWCRLHLEGGDPAPGSRQIVFVGLDMGPIEAARQDDLRHTVLTAGILLLIGLTAMSLLFLAQAYRSTRTALSSVQAFTGHLIERMPVGLIAVDPDGQFTSFNQTAGRMIGVQIRDMLGKPAREHLPKVLLDVVDAVAETHQPMELEVALPAGQNGPLPCDVMGTLLRRDDGTPFGVLIILRDLSEIQHLKREVARSQRLASVGKLAAGVAHEIRNPLSSIKGFATWFKQRHHDDPADRKTADIMIQEVDRLNRVISQLLEFARPPALHREPTEIGALVLRSLETVRDQAERRRIRIETDLEPTDRPVNIDRDRIRQVLLNLYLNAMEAMEEQGMMRVSVKREEASGTLAIRIADTGKGIAEQDLQNIFDPYFTTKPSGTGLGLAIVHTIVEAHGGETLVQSSLGAGTTVTVRLPADAHEKGSPG
- the zraR gene encoding fused DNA-binding response regulator in two-component regulatory system with ZraS: response regulator; sigma54 interaction protein (Evidence 2a : Function from experimental evidences in other organisms; PubMedId : 11243806, 21140164, 2666400; Product type r : regulator); the encoded protein is MQQKGTILIVDDDTAHRTMLSTLSEGWGYTVVEAADGEEAIAKAREQAFDLILMDIRMLKVSGLEALGAIKAFNPAIPIIVMTAYASVETAVSALKQGAYDYLTKPLDFDELQLTMERAMEHLRLKEENKRLKETLGETFDARRIIGSSPAMVKLLQTVARVAPSEATVLISGESGTGKELIAAAIHFNSPRKDGPFVKMNCAALTETLLESELFGHEKGAFTGAHRLKEGKFRQAHGGSLFLDEVGEMPLSMQAKLLRVLQERELVRVGGEQVLKVDVRVIAATNRDLPESVRDGRFREDLYYRLNVVGLEVPPLRERREDIPLLAEHFLKQFAEKNRKTLKGLTPQAMDRLLRYPWPGNVRELMNVIERAVVLARSEVLDTEDLLLERGADRVENSAGPADTMEVGPADIPLEEVERVTILKTLESAGGNKSEAARRLGITRRTLHQKLKKYGVMP
- a CDS encoding Adenylate and Guanylate cyclase catalytic domain protein, which encodes MLKRPKLNSLQKKIAVFLLLPLTIALLGLGFFGFFFAKEVMLNEWREAAILKLQRAAHHIDMRLQAPIDWMEMFHRTGRLEDNDAQQWILDELRQMPGVLNVALTWLDPRHMSVPGFTGHGGMMDRQPGSGMSMRMMRFEQARIADVSPPTYNALTGEQSVTLTSQLNDERGETLGILTVAISFEYIMQDILNLSWWQSDTAYLVDRHGRILSQTVRAPLTRKRLGETGDPLELELLLDIQKNSHGTILGPGHPPEMVWGYYHIEEAPWTIVLFASGKRVLAPILTFRLYYGIAALLSILVLIGFIRFMVGRSVKSIAELSRAAEGVAVGDYRTLDEAGSDEIGQLVRSFNTMVEGLKERDLIVDTFGRYMDPDIARQLMQRPESLRMGGEKREVAILMSDLRHFTPICETRRPEEIIRILNRYLSAVIPIIQEHHGIIVDFFGDGILAFFDPLDGPVEPSARHAAACAVEMQEAMTALNRDASRLGLPELHMGIGLHAGEVVVGNIGSEARAKYGIVGAPVNLTQRIQSEALPGQVVCSDAIGRYIFADHRPVTMVAVKLKGVTNPVNVSVIHQATS